A section of the Petrimonas sulfuriphila genome encodes:
- a CDS encoding FecR domain-containing protein codes for MEEKLPKYFSGELGQSDTAELFNELEKNELLREEFVRMQNTYALTHLSKFSKNESEGRRSYQQFLQQLKTKKRQKVVRLAVQYAAAALILIASTFFATRHLLTDNSSNREINTLVVPAGQRAHLTLQDGTSVWLNAQSTLTYPARFSGRSRRVTVSGEAYFDVAENSRKPFIVSTQNMEMKVLGTQFNVYSYPGAGCIKTDLIEGSLMVYSKESPKSSVTLKPKEQIVVKDGKMFLREIQNSDYFLWKDGIYTFENERLLDIIEKLQLYYDVKIVVKDPEIFNVHYTGKFRQRDGIDEILRIIQKIQRFNVQKDTENNIITITK; via the coding sequence ATGGAGGAAAAACTCCCTAAATATTTCTCGGGTGAACTGGGACAATCCGACACCGCCGAATTGTTCAATGAGTTAGAAAAGAATGAACTCTTGCGGGAGGAGTTTGTACGTATGCAAAACACATATGCGCTTACGCACTTATCCAAATTTTCAAAAAATGAATCGGAAGGTAGGAGAAGTTATCAACAATTCCTACAGCAATTAAAGACAAAAAAGCGACAAAAAGTTGTTCGACTGGCCGTGCAATATGCAGCAGCAGCACTGATACTCATTGCCTCCACTTTTTTCGCCACCCGACATCTTCTAACAGATAACAGCAGTAACAGGGAGATAAACACGTTGGTTGTCCCTGCCGGACAACGGGCACACCTGACGCTTCAAGACGGCACTTCAGTGTGGCTGAACGCACAATCCACACTCACTTATCCGGCCCGTTTTTCCGGGAGATCGAGGCGGGTGACTGTCTCCGGAGAAGCATATTTCGATGTTGCAGAGAATTCAAGGAAGCCTTTTATTGTCTCTACACAGAACATGGAAATGAAAGTGCTCGGGACCCAATTCAATGTGTACAGCTATCCCGGAGCCGGCTGTATCAAAACCGACCTCATAGAAGGTTCGCTGATGGTTTACAGCAAAGAATCACCAAAGTCGAGCGTGACCCTGAAACCCAAAGAACAGATTGTCGTGAAAGACGGAAAAATGTTTCTGAGAGAAATTCAAAATTCCGATTATTTCCTTTGGAAAGACGGGATATATACCTTTGAAAATGAGCGGCTGTTGGATATTATCGAAAAACTTCAACTTTACTACGATGTAAAGATCGTAGTAAAAGACCCCGAAATATTCAACGTGCATTACACCGGAAAATTTCGCCAACGCGATGGTATCGACGAGATCTTAAGGATAATTCAGAAAATACAGAGGTTCAATGTTCAAAAAGATACGGAAAACAACATTATCACAATCACAAAATAG
- a CDS encoding RNA polymerase sigma-70 factor, with amino-acid sequence MSNTIKNRIEFENIYVAHYSRMKRFAQEYVIREEDAENIVQDVFLDLWEQNFLLLTHTNLFAYLFTTLKNRCIDFLRHKTIVQNTAQKLQDDYTKALQIKFQSLEAFDEQLFSESDIETVIQNAIESLPEKCREIFVLNKIEGKKQKTIAQELNISINTVENQMAIAYKKLKEILKDHIPLLIFLLA; translated from the coding sequence ATGAGCAATACCATTAAAAACAGGATTGAATTCGAGAATATCTATGTTGCCCACTACTCGAGGATGAAACGTTTTGCACAGGAATACGTTATTCGCGAAGAGGATGCAGAGAATATTGTGCAGGATGTCTTTCTCGATTTGTGGGAGCAGAACTTTCTTTTGCTGACGCACACCAATCTTTTCGCTTATCTGTTTACGACGCTAAAGAACAGGTGTATCGATTTTTTAAGGCACAAGACAATTGTGCAGAATACAGCACAAAAATTACAGGACGACTATACAAAAGCTCTGCAGATTAAGTTTCAATCCCTGGAAGCATTCGATGAGCAGCTGTTTTCTGAATCCGATATTGAAACGGTCATTCAAAACGCTATCGAAAGCCTGCCTGAGAAATGCCGTGAAATTTTTGTTTTAAATAAAATTGAGGGGAAAAAGCAAAAAACCATCGCACAGGAACTGAATATCTCTATTAATACCGTGGAAAACCAAATGGCAATAGCCTACAAAAAACTAAAAGAGATACTAAAAGATCACATCCCTTTACTTATTTTTTTGCTTGCTTAA
- a CDS encoding alpha-L-fucosidase encodes MSVKLKKKGISLLFVLLSFASLSAQYQPHWDSLDKREVPQWWQDAKFGIFIHWGLYSVPAYAPVNEVDGIYEKYAEHYYNRLLTGNKFFQDFHAKQYGEHFKYADFAPLFKAEYFNSDEWAELFREAGAKYVVLTSKHHDGFCLWPSTQSPHWNSVVMGPHTDLIGKLSTSVRNTGLRFGLYYSLLEWAHPLYSQPTIEKWVDRHMIPQMKELVNNYKPEIIFSDGEWDYDSKTLKSEEFLAWLYNESPVKNSVVVNDRWGKETRSKHGGYYTTEYDLVHSQQGIGDNADHPWEESRGIGTSYGYNRFETTEHYLSSKQLIDILIDKVANGGNFLLNIGPDATGMIPVVMQERLLDIGKWLKVNGDAIYFSQPWKSPNRPKNENLLFTRKGGNLYILLKKWPKTPVILTGLKGAGKVELLGYKGTLNTKQQQGKLTITFPPSLTVDELPSQHAWVIKVSDFRE; translated from the coding sequence ATGTCGGTAAAATTGAAGAAAAAAGGGATCAGCCTGCTATTCGTATTACTTTCCTTTGCATCACTGTCTGCTCAATACCAACCCCACTGGGATTCGTTGGATAAAAGGGAAGTACCCCAATGGTGGCAGGATGCCAAGTTCGGTATTTTTATTCACTGGGGACTGTATTCCGTTCCCGCCTACGCTCCTGTCAATGAAGTAGATGGTATTTACGAAAAGTATGCCGAACATTATTACAACCGGCTCTTAACCGGCAACAAGTTTTTTCAGGATTTTCACGCAAAACAATACGGTGAACACTTCAAATACGCTGATTTTGCACCCCTCTTTAAAGCCGAATATTTTAATTCCGACGAGTGGGCAGAACTTTTCAGGGAAGCGGGTGCGAAATACGTCGTGCTGACATCCAAGCACCACGATGGTTTTTGTTTATGGCCCAGTACACAATCCCCTCATTGGAACAGCGTGGTGATGGGGCCGCATACCGATTTAATCGGTAAGTTATCCACCTCAGTCCGCAATACCGGTCTCCGTTTCGGGTTGTATTATTCCCTGTTGGAATGGGCTCATCCGTTGTACTCCCAGCCCACCATTGAAAAATGGGTGGACAGGCACATGATTCCGCAGATGAAGGAGCTGGTCAACAATTACAAGCCCGAAATCATTTTCTCCGATGGAGAATGGGATTACGACAGCAAAACCTTGAAAAGCGAAGAGTTCCTAGCCTGGTTGTACAACGAGTCTCCCGTAAAAAACTCGGTAGTAGTAAACGACAGGTGGGGAAAGGAGACCAGAAGCAAGCACGGGGGCTACTATACCACGGAATACGATCTGGTGCACAGTCAGCAGGGTATTGGAGACAACGCGGATCACCCGTGGGAAGAAAGCCGCGGTATAGGAACATCCTACGGATACAACCGTTTCGAAACAACGGAACATTACCTTTCTTCAAAACAGCTGATCGATATCCTTATCGATAAAGTGGCGAATGGCGGTAATTTCCTGCTGAACATAGGCCCCGATGCAACCGGCATGATCCCTGTCGTTATGCAGGAAAGGTTATTGGATATAGGGAAATGGCTGAAAGTGAACGGAGATGCCATCTATTTTTCGCAGCCGTGGAAAAGTCCCAACAGGCCAAAAAACGAAAACCTGCTCTTCACACGGAAAGGAGGGAATTTGTATATCCTTTTAAAGAAGTGGCCAAAGACACCTGTCATCCTTACCGGCCTGAAAGGTGCGGGAAAAGTTGAATTATTGGGATACAAGGGAACTTTGAATACAAAACAACAACAGGGAAAACTGACGATCACCTTCCCCCCCTCCTTAACTGTTGATGAACTACCTTCCCAACATGCGTGGGTAATTAAAGTTTCAGATTTCAGGGAGTAG
- a CDS encoding LytTR family transcriptional regulator, translating to MNGKIPAYLYEKGNTVKMIVFTAVFALLFINIFQPFGSRAWYPAISDFKYFTFSSLIILTGMLVVVVSRVILAVYSKKNDILYWQYGFWILCEVLAMAVFYSLFSKFVPKESADRDFMDIFRQSAVNTALVLLLPYAISWLYFSWKEKSLLLANMEQEKTADSHTRTLVAFPDEKGDLKISITLENLLYIESADNYATIFYLNKSRQSRFLLRNSLKWMEENLTKDTPLVRCHRSYIVNMDKVKILKKVKGGIVLELDAENTPELPVSKTYYESFMHKFSRYSVN from the coding sequence ATGAATGGGAAAATACCCGCATACTTATACGAGAAAGGCAACACGGTAAAAATGATTGTGTTCACAGCGGTTTTTGCATTGCTGTTCATCAATATCTTCCAACCTTTCGGCTCAAGGGCATGGTATCCCGCTATTTCCGATTTTAAGTATTTTACTTTTTCCAGCCTGATCATTCTTACCGGAATGTTGGTGGTGGTTGTCAGCCGTGTTATTCTTGCGGTCTATTCGAAAAAAAACGATATCCTTTATTGGCAATATGGTTTCTGGATCTTGTGTGAGGTACTGGCCATGGCGGTGTTTTATTCGCTTTTTTCGAAATTTGTGCCCAAGGAGAGTGCCGACAGGGATTTTATGGATATCTTTCGTCAAAGTGCTGTAAACACAGCCTTGGTGCTGTTGTTGCCCTATGCTATTTCGTGGCTTTACTTCTCGTGGAAGGAAAAAAGTTTGCTTTTAGCAAACATGGAACAGGAAAAAACGGCGGACTCGCATACAAGAACCCTGGTAGCGTTTCCGGACGAAAAGGGTGACCTGAAGATTTCGATCACCCTGGAAAACTTGCTCTATATTGAATCCGCTGATAATTACGCCACCATTTTTTATTTGAACAAATCCAGGCAATCCCGCTTCCTGCTTCGCAATTCGCTAAAATGGATGGAGGAGAATCTGACAAAAGATACTCCGTTAGTACGTTGTCACCGTTCTTATATTGTGAACATGGACAAGGTGAAGATACTGAAAAAAGTAAAAGGAGGGATTGTGCTTGAACTGGATGCCGAAAACACTCCCGAGCTCCCTGTATCAAAAACGTATTACGAGTCGTTTATGCACAAGTTTTCACGGTATTCGGTTAACTAA
- a CDS encoding YihY/virulence factor BrkB family protein: MLKRKKRVSKQEEEDKPGLFERIRLQIKEWVHFLTYEIWRLNPENFSNKKNVLHNVLKVTMLTVRGVQEQNLGASSRSLTYRTILSLVPMLAVLFAIARGFGFEKILESQIFDFFSNSDTEITAALPESKMATDTLIDVSETTSFTIETIIKLVNNSLEHAKGGVFAGIGVILLLYTVILLFSDIENSFNRIWGVKKGRSIQRRAVDYFALILLLPIFAVLNYSLTALIQASTGPFDKFSYILDPVVTQVLNFLPFLVMIITLTLLYRFMPNTKVKWASALIGGIVGGVAIQLFQMIYLNGQLWIAKYNAIYGAFAAIPLLLLWVQMSWFIVLIGAELSYSAQNVRKFSFDRETKNISRRFRDFFTIMIASVIVRRFAEGETPLTADQISMKCKIPIKLTNDIIDELHKLQVILPTPTPDDDRVMAYQPALDINLLTVNDLIEQIDKEGSEDFLIDVEGDFARHWNALMHTRMSVYESPSDIMLKDL, encoded by the coding sequence ATGCTGAAAAGGAAAAAAAGAGTTTCGAAACAGGAGGAGGAAGACAAGCCTGGGTTGTTTGAAAGGATCAGGCTCCAAATAAAGGAATGGGTTCACTTTCTTACTTACGAAATCTGGCGGCTAAATCCTGAAAATTTCTCCAATAAAAAGAATGTTTTGCACAATGTTCTTAAAGTCACCATGCTCACCGTTAGAGGTGTGCAGGAGCAAAACCTCGGAGCCAGTTCCCGGTCGTTGACATACCGTACAATCCTTTCTCTTGTCCCCATGTTGGCCGTGTTGTTTGCCATTGCCCGCGGTTTCGGGTTCGAGAAAATCCTGGAAAGCCAGATTTTCGACTTCTTCAGCAACAGCGATACGGAAATAACGGCTGCTTTGCCTGAGTCAAAAATGGCGACCGATACCCTTATCGATGTGTCGGAGACGACCTCCTTCACCATTGAGACAATCATCAAACTGGTTAACAACTCCCTGGAGCATGCTAAGGGAGGGGTTTTTGCCGGAATCGGGGTTATCTTGCTGTTATATACCGTCATCTTACTGTTTTCCGATATAGAGAACAGCTTTAACCGTATTTGGGGAGTGAAAAAAGGACGATCTATCCAACGGAGGGCGGTCGACTACTTCGCGCTCATTCTACTATTGCCTATTTTTGCTGTCCTTAATTACAGTCTGACAGCTCTTATACAAGCATCTACGGGCCCGTTTGATAAGTTCAGTTATATCCTTGACCCTGTGGTAACCCAGGTGTTGAATTTTCTTCCTTTTTTAGTAATGATCATCACCTTGACACTTCTGTACAGGTTTATGCCCAATACAAAAGTGAAATGGGCAAGTGCATTGATCGGAGGGATTGTCGGCGGTGTTGCTATTCAGCTTTTTCAGATGATCTATTTAAACGGGCAGCTGTGGATAGCAAAATACAATGCCATTTACGGGGCTTTTGCCGCCATACCGCTGTTGCTTTTGTGGGTACAGATGTCTTGGTTTATTGTACTAATAGGTGCAGAGTTGTCGTATTCGGCACAAAATGTCCGAAAATTTTCTTTCGATAGGGAAACTAAAAACATCAGCCGCCGTTTTCGGGATTTCTTTACCATCATGATTGCATCGGTAATTGTAAGGCGGTTCGCAGAAGGTGAAACCCCGCTTACCGCCGACCAGATATCGATGAAGTGCAAAATACCCATTAAGTTAACCAACGATATTATTGATGAACTGCACAAGCTTCAGGTGATTTTACCGACCCCCACACCGGATGATGACCGCGTTATGGCCTACCAACCCGCTTTGGATATTAATTTGCTGACTGTTAATGACCTGATAGAGCAGATAGACAAGGAGGGCTCAGAAGATTTTCTGATTGATGTAGAAGGGGATTTCGCTCGGCACTGGAATGCCTTGATGCATACACGAATGTCTGTTTATGAATCTCCCAGTGACATAATGCTGAAAGATTTATAA
- a CDS encoding DUF45 domain-containing protein, with translation MYEYNDKELGKIIVKPDTRAKRIIARRKGEYIQLTVPFGFTPKRLPSLLDDMRHRLTKLFTARDQFITEDSVLETFSFTARLSRTHLVENVKMRLKDGNLTIFVPGNFDLENSTSQHIVKEMIRQALRHEAKRILPEKTRKFAQILHLQVNDVKINKSVSRWGSCSRRKTINFSYYTMLLSEKQIDYVILHELAHTVELNHSEKFWNLLNRFCGEDAKTISRSLRKYPSKAYQLLRP, from the coding sequence ATGTACGAATACAACGATAAAGAACTGGGAAAGATAATCGTGAAACCCGACACTCGGGCAAAGAGGATTATCGCCCGAAGAAAAGGGGAATATATCCAGTTGACCGTTCCGTTCGGATTTACCCCAAAAAGGTTACCCTCCCTGCTTGACGATATGCGTCATCGGTTAACAAAGCTGTTTACTGCTAGAGATCAATTTATTACGGAAGACTCCGTATTAGAGACGTTCTCGTTTACCGCGAGGCTGTCGAGGACACACCTGGTAGAAAATGTAAAAATGAGGTTGAAAGATGGCAATTTAACCATTTTTGTCCCCGGGAATTTTGATTTGGAGAACTCCACTTCTCAACATATTGTTAAAGAAATGATCAGGCAGGCTTTGCGGCACGAAGCCAAGAGAATTTTACCGGAAAAAACACGAAAATTTGCACAAATACTCCACCTGCAGGTAAACGATGTAAAAATCAACAAAAGTGTGTCGCGCTGGGGGAGTTGTTCCCGCCGGAAAACCATCAATTTCTCTTATTACACGATGTTGCTATCCGAAAAACAGATTGATTATGTGATTCTTCATGAGCTGGCTCATACGGTCGAACTGAATCACAGTGAAAAATTCTGGAACTTGCTCAATCGTTTTTGCGGTGAGGACGCCAAAACCATCAGCCGGTCGCTCAGAAAGTACCCATCAAAAGCCTATCAACTGTTGAGGCCTTGA
- a CDS encoding ABC transporter permease, with product MISSLESVGEYVELMRRVIAPPDRAREFFKEFSKEVYKLGVNSIWLVIIISFFIGAVIVMQIAINVASPLLPRFTVGVVSREIILLEFSSTIMCLILSGKVGSNIASEIGTMRVTEQIDALDIMGVNSANYLIMPKVSAFVFFMPVLVGLSMFLGMFGGYVICLFTGTPPVSTYIYGIQFFFRESFVWTSILKSMIYGFIIASVSAYFGYHVKGGSLEVGKASTDSVVINNILILAADLVFTQLVMG from the coding sequence ATTATAAGTTCTTTAGAGAGTGTCGGCGAGTATGTCGAGCTGATGAGAAGAGTGATAGCTCCGCCCGACCGAGCTCGAGAATTTTTTAAAGAATTCTCGAAGGAAGTATATAAACTGGGGGTCAACTCCATTTGGCTGGTTATAATTATCTCCTTCTTTATAGGGGCGGTTATTGTTATGCAGATTGCTATAAACGTAGCTTCTCCTTTACTGCCCCGCTTCACGGTTGGAGTGGTTTCGCGCGAAATTATTTTGTTGGAATTTTCTTCCACCATCATGTGTTTGATCCTTTCGGGAAAGGTGGGCTCTAACATTGCTTCGGAAATTGGTACGATGCGTGTTACAGAACAGATTGATGCATTGGATATTATGGGTGTGAATTCGGCGAATTACCTGATTATGCCCAAAGTTTCGGCGTTTGTGTTTTTTATGCCTGTTTTGGTGGGATTGAGTATGTTTCTGGGTATGTTTGGCGGGTACGTCATCTGTCTTTTCACAGGTACTCCCCCGGTGTCCACGTATATATACGGGATTCAGTTTTTTTTCCGGGAGAGTTTTGTCTGGACTTCCATCTTGAAATCGATGATTTACGGGTTTATAATCGCTTCGGTTTCCGCATACTTTGGTTATCACGTTAAAGGCGGATCACTTGAGGTGGGAAAAGCAAGTACCGACTCGGTCGTGATCAACAATATCCTGATACTGGCTGCCGATTTGGTTTTCACGCAATTGGTCATGGGATGA
- a CDS encoding ATP-binding cassette domain-containing protein, whose amino-acid sequence MIQVRNLIKEFEGRLVLDDITTSFKKGAVNMIIGKSGSGKTVFLKCLIGLIQPSSGEIRYNGRDITEMRAREMKRLRRDMGMLFQGSALFDSKTVLENVMFPLDMFSRMNLRERKKRAEFCLERVNLSHAADLYPSEISGGMMKRAAIARAIALNPRYLFCDEPNSGLDPKTAQLIDELISDITDDFGITSIVVSHDMNSVMNIGDNIIFLNEGILEWQGSKDKIMDANNEKLNEFVFASELFKKIKAADTIITENNASGQEAG is encoded by the coding sequence ATGATTCAGGTAAGAAATTTAATCAAAGAATTCGAAGGGCGTCTCGTTCTCGACGATATTACGACTTCCTTTAAAAAAGGAGCCGTGAATATGATCATCGGAAAGAGCGGTTCGGGCAAAACGGTTTTTTTGAAATGTCTTATCGGCTTGATACAGCCCAGTTCTGGTGAGATCAGGTATAACGGTCGTGACATTACCGAGATGCGAGCAAGAGAAATGAAACGTTTGCGCCGTGACATGGGGATGCTGTTTCAGGGATCGGCCCTGTTCGACTCCAAGACTGTGCTTGAAAATGTGATGTTCCCGTTGGACATGTTTTCCCGGATGAACCTTCGTGAAAGAAAAAAACGTGCCGAATTCTGTCTGGAAAGGGTAAACCTCTCACATGCGGCAGATCTTTATCCGTCGGAGATATCGGGCGGTATGATGAAGCGGGCTGCTATTGCCCGTGCCATTGCGTTGAATCCCAGGTACCTGTTTTGCGACGAACCAAACTCCGGCCTCGACCCAAAAACAGCACAGCTTATCGATGAGCTGATTTCGGACATTACGGACGATTTTGGAATTACCTCCATCGTGGTTTCACACGATATGAACTCGGTAATGAATATCGGCGATAACATTATCTTCTTGAATGAAGGAATCCTGGAGTGGCAAGGATCGAAAGACAAAATAATGGATGCCAACAACGAAAAGCTTAACGAATTTGTTTTTGCTTCGGAGCTTTTCAAAAAGATAAAAGCTGCTGACACTATTATCACAGAAAACAATGCTTCGGGACAAGAGGCTGGCTAG
- the sufC gene encoding Fe-S cluster assembly ATPase SufC has translation MTNLLRIKNLHAVVENKEILKGIHLEVNEGEIHAIMGPNGSGKSTLASVLAGNPKYEVTRGSVIFKEKELLDMEPADRAKEGIFLSFQYPIEIPGVSMVNFMRAALNEQRKYRGEEQISASNFLKLMRDKRELLGIDSQLVSRSVNEGFSGGEKKRNEIFQMAMLDPTLAILDETDSGLDIDALRIVAAGVNALHSPHKAAIVITHYQRLLDYIQPDVVHVLYDGKIIKTGGPDLALELEEKGYDWLVNP, from the coding sequence ATGACTAATTTATTGAGAATAAAAAATCTACATGCAGTAGTAGAGAATAAAGAAATCCTGAAAGGTATTCATCTGGAAGTAAACGAAGGCGAGATTCATGCTATTATGGGCCCCAACGGTTCAGGAAAAAGTACGTTGGCTTCTGTTCTTGCCGGAAATCCAAAATATGAAGTGACACGCGGTAGCGTAATTTTCAAAGAAAAGGAACTGCTCGATATGGAGCCTGCCGACCGGGCCAAGGAGGGGATTTTCCTCAGCTTTCAGTACCCTATTGAAATTCCGGGCGTGAGCATGGTTAATTTTATGCGCGCTGCGTTAAATGAACAGCGTAAATACAGGGGTGAGGAACAGATATCGGCGTCAAACTTCTTGAAACTGATGCGTGACAAGCGCGAATTACTGGGTATCGACAGTCAACTGGTAAGCCGTTCGGTGAACGAGGGTTTCTCGGGAGGGGAGAAGAAGAGAAACGAGATTTTTCAGATGGCCATGCTTGATCCTACGTTGGCGATACTTGACGAAACCGATTCGGGATTGGATATCGACGCGCTACGGATTGTTGCTGCCGGAGTAAATGCGTTGCACAGTCCCCATAAGGCAGCTATTGTAATTACCCATTATCAGCGACTTCTCGATTATATTCAACCTGATGTGGTTCACGTGCTTTACGACGGAAAAATCATTAAAACCGGAGGGCCGGATCTGGCTCTCGAACTTGAAGAAAAAGGATATGACTGGCTTGTGAACCCCTAA
- the sufD gene encoding Fe-S cluster assembly protein SufD, which translates to MIEQQYIDLFNDYRDEIDANSVAGLNRHRDAAFEAFNRSGFPTSKSEDYKHTDVSRVFDCDLGLNLRNVPVPVDPYEAFKCDVPNLNTNVYFLINDRFYTNGHHQGPLPKGVFVGSLQLFSETHPDIFERYYAKIGDYSGNGVVAYNTMFAQDGFVIYVPENVVIEKPLQLINILRGGVDLNVNRRILIVAEKNAQVKLLVCDHTVDDVQFIVTQVAEIVADRDAQVDFYELEENSIKVKLLNNVFAEQAENSNVTVSTITLHNGFTRNNYRFRLLGEYAEAHIGGLAICDKEQHVDNYAFLEHATPNCHSNELFKYALQERSTGVFCGRILVDKGAQKTLAYQNNKNLVTSDEAKMFSKPQLEIYADDVKCSHGLTTGQLDQDALFYLQARGIPEEEARMLLMVAFTQDVVDLVRIDSLQDRLVQLINKRFRGELMRCGNCHVCK; encoded by the coding sequence ATGATTGAACAACAATATATCGATTTATTCAACGACTACAGAGACGAGATCGATGCGAATTCCGTTGCCGGACTCAATCGTCATCGCGACGCTGCTTTTGAAGCGTTCAATAGATCGGGATTCCCCACCTCAAAATCAGAAGATTATAAACATACGGATGTGTCCCGCGTGTTCGACTGTGATTTAGGGTTGAACCTGCGGAACGTCCCTGTTCCTGTTGATCCGTACGAAGCATTCAAATGTGACGTGCCTAACCTCAACACCAATGTATATTTCCTGATAAACGACCGGTTTTACACCAACGGACATCATCAGGGACCCCTGCCGAAAGGAGTTTTTGTGGGTAGTTTACAGCTGTTTTCAGAAACTCATCCCGATATTTTCGAAAGGTATTACGCGAAAATAGGCGATTATTCCGGCAATGGCGTAGTGGCTTACAACACTATGTTTGCCCAGGACGGTTTTGTGATTTATGTCCCCGAGAATGTGGTCATCGAAAAACCGCTTCAATTGATCAATATCCTCCGGGGAGGGGTCGACCTGAACGTGAACCGCCGCATTCTTATTGTAGCTGAAAAAAATGCACAGGTTAAACTGCTTGTTTGCGACCATACGGTCGATGATGTTCAGTTTATCGTGACACAGGTAGCGGAGATTGTCGCCGACAGAGATGCTCAAGTGGATTTTTACGAACTGGAAGAGAATTCGATAAAGGTCAAATTATTGAACAATGTTTTCGCCGAGCAGGCCGAAAATTCAAACGTAACGGTCTCTACGATCACACTGCATAATGGGTTCACCCGGAATAACTATCGCTTCCGCCTGCTGGGTGAATACGCTGAGGCCCATATCGGGGGGCTGGCCATTTGCGACAAGGAGCAGCATGTTGATAATTATGCATTTTTAGAGCACGCTACTCCCAACTGCCACAGTAACGAGTTGTTTAAATATGCACTTCAGGAAAGATCAACGGGGGTTTTCTGTGGAAGGATACTGGTGGATAAGGGTGCGCAAAAAACACTGGCCTATCAGAACAACAAGAACCTTGTCACCTCGGATGAAGCCAAGATGTTCTCGAAGCCGCAGCTTGAGATTTATGCCGATGATGTAAAATGCTCGCACGGGTTAACTACCGGACAGCTCGATCAGGATGCCCTGTTTTATCTGCAGGCGCGCGGAATTCCTGAAGAAGAAGCCCGCATGCTCCTGATGGTGGCATTTACGCAAGATGTAGTAGACCTGGTCCGTATCGATTCGCTTCAGGACAGGCTTGTACAACTGATCAACAAGCGCTTCAGGGGCGAACTGATGCGTTGCGGAAATTGCCACGTGTGTAAATGA